One window of the Zea mays cultivar B73 chromosome 3, Zm-B73-REFERENCE-NAM-5.0, whole genome shotgun sequence genome contains the following:
- the LOC100216811 gene encoding Beta-glucosidase 5-like precursor produces MAATFAFIPLLLLVCVQSAAPVLGFTRSEFPEDFVFGSATSAYQYEGAVGEDGRSPSIWDTFTHAGRMPDKSNGDVAADGYNKYKDDVKLIIDNNLEAYRFSISWSRLIPNGRGAINPKGIEYYNNLIDELVTHGVQVHVMIYQLDLPQILEDEYGGWLSPMVVEDFTAYADVCFREFGDRVSHWTTLDEVNVAAIGSYDNGQIAPGRCSDPFGTKKCTVGNSSVEPYIAAHNMLLAHASATRLYREKYQHAPTSIPADPRGLQLLVEYLSEAYGNLPIYIQETGYATTNGSLHDTDRVDYMKTHISSTLAALRNGANVKGYFAWCFLDVFEYLSGFMSQYGLYRVDFEDEALPRQARLSARWYSKFLENKGIHVEDELDDAGSHVEQ; encoded by the exons ATGGCTGCCACCTTTGCCTTCATCCCTCTCCTGCTACTGGTCTGCGTCCAGAGCGCGGCTCCTGTTCTCGGCTTCACAAGGAGCGAGTTCCCTGAAGATTTCGTCTTCGGATCCGCTACCTCGGCTTATCAG TATGAGGGTGCTGTTGGTGAGGATGGTAGGAGCCCAAGCATCTGGGACACCTTCACTCACGCAG GGAGAATGCCGGACAAAAGCAATGGTGATGTAGCCGCCGACGGGTACAACAAGTACAAG GACGATGTTAAGCTCATAATTGACAATAACCTGGAGGCATATAGGTTCTCTATCTCCTGGTCCAGACTTATACCAA ATGGAAGAGGTGCTATTAATCCAAAAGGGATAGAGTACTATAACAATCTCATAGACGAGCTAGTTACACATG GTGTCCAAGTCCATGTTATGATTTACCAGCTGGATCTCCCTCAGATCCTGGAAGACGAGTATGGTGGATGGTTAAGTCCAATGGTTGT GGAGGATTTCACGGCATATGCAGATGTGTGCTTCAGGGAGTTCGGTGACAGGGTTTCACACTGGACCACTCTGGATGAAGTCAATGTGGCTGCAATTGGGTCCTATGATAATGGACAAATTGCACCGGGAAGATGTTCTGATCCATTTGGAACAAAAAAATGTACAGTGGGGAACTCAAGTGTGGAGCCATATATAGCAGCTCATAACATGCTACTGGCACATGCATCAGCTACCAGACTGTACAGAGAAAAATACCAA CATGCCCCAACATCTATTCCCGCTGATCCCAGAGGATTGCAACTTTTGGtagagtacctgagtgaagcctatGGGAACCTTCCCATCTATATCCAAGAGACAG GTTATGCAACCACAAACGGCAGCCTCCATGATACTGACAGGGTTGATTACATGAAGACCCACATAAGCAGCACATTGGCTGCTCTAAG GAATGGGGCTAATGTGAAAGGCTACTTCGCGTGGTGCTTCCTGGACGTCTTCGAGTACCTGTCAGGGTTCATGTCGCAATACGGCCTGTACCGTGTTGATTTCGAGGACGAGGCGCTACCAAGGCAAGCAAGGCTATCTGCTCGCTGGTATTCTAAATTCCTAGAGAACAAGGGGATCCATGTAGaggacgagcttgatgatgcgggATCACACGTTGAGCAATAA
- the LOC100216811 gene encoding beta-glucosidase 5-like isoform X1 — translation MAATFAFIPLLLLVCVQSAAPVLGFTRSEFPEDFVFGSATSAYQYEGAVGEDGRSPSIWDTFTHAGRMPDKSNGDVAADGYNKYKDDVKLIIDNNLEAYRFSISWSRLIPNGRGAINPKGIEYYNNLIDELVTHGVQVHVMIYQLDLPQILEDEYGGWLSPMVVEDFTAYADVCFREFGDRVSHWTTLDEVNVAAIGSYDNGQIAPGRCSDPFGTKKCTVGNSSVEPYIAAHNMLLAHASATRLYREKYQAVQKGVVGINIYTMWSYPLTNSTADLEATQRFLDFYSGWILEPLVFGDYPSVMKKNVGSRLPSFSKVQSEAIRGTLDFIGINHYYSFYVNDRPLEKGIRDFSLDIAADYRGSRTDPPIGQHAPTSIPADPRGLQLLVEYLSEAYGNLPIYIQETGYATTNGSLHDTDRVDYMKTHISSTLAALRNGANVKGYFAWCFLDVFEYLSGFMSQYGLYRVDFEDEALPRQARLSARWYSKFLENKGIHVEDELDDAGSHVEQ, via the exons ATGGCTGCCACCTTTGCCTTCATCCCTCTCCTGCTACTGGTCTGCGTCCAGAGCGCGGCTCCTGTTCTCGGCTTCACAAGGAGCGAGTTCCCTGAAGATTTCGTCTTCGGATCCGCTACCTCGGCTTATCAG TATGAGGGTGCTGTTGGTGAGGATGGTAGGAGCCCAAGCATCTGGGACACCTTCACTCACGCAG GGAGAATGCCGGACAAAAGCAATGGTGATGTAGCCGCCGACGGGTACAACAAGTACAAG GACGATGTTAAGCTCATAATTGACAATAACCTGGAGGCATATAGGTTCTCTATCTCCTGGTCCAGACTTATACCAA ATGGAAGAGGTGCTATTAATCCAAAAGGGATAGAGTACTATAACAATCTCATAGACGAGCTAGTTACACATG GTGTCCAAGTCCATGTTATGATTTACCAGCTGGATCTCCCTCAGATCCTGGAAGACGAGTATGGTGGATGGTTAAGTCCAATGGTTGT GGAGGATTTCACGGCATATGCAGATGTGTGCTTCAGGGAGTTCGGTGACAGGGTTTCACACTGGACCACTCTGGATGAAGTCAATGTGGCTGCAATTGGGTCCTATGATAATGGACAAATTGCACCGGGAAGATGTTCTGATCCATTTGGAACAAAAAAATGTACAGTGGGGAACTCAAGTGTGGAGCCATATATAGCAGCTCATAACATGCTACTGGCACATGCATCAGCTACCAGACTGTACAGAGAAAAATACCAA GCTGTGCAAAAAGGAGTTGTTGGTATAAATATATATACAATGTGGTCATACCCACTAACAAACTCCACTGCCGATTTAGAAGCAACTCAAAGATTTCTGGACTTCTATTCCGGCTG GATACTAGAACCATTGGTGTTTGGAGATTATCCAAGCGTAATGAAGAAGAATGTTGGTTCTCGCCTTCCGTCATTCAGTAAAGTTCAATCTGAAGCCATTCGTGGCACTCTAGATTTCATTGGAATAAACCACTATTATTCTTTCTATGTGAACGACCGCCCTTTAGAAAAAGGCATCCGTGACTTCTCACTGGACATTGCTGCTGACTATAGAG GTTCGAGAACTGATCCGCCAATAGGTCAG CATGCCCCAACATCTATTCCCGCTGATCCCAGAGGATTGCAACTTTTGGtagagtacctgagtgaagcctatGGGAACCTTCCCATCTATATCCAAGAGACAG GTTATGCAACCACAAACGGCAGCCTCCATGATACTGACAGGGTTGATTACATGAAGACCCACATAAGCAGCACATTGGCTGCTCTAAG GAATGGGGCTAATGTGAAAGGCTACTTCGCGTGGTGCTTCCTGGACGTCTTCGAGTACCTGTCAGGGTTCATGTCGCAATACGGCCTGTACCGTGTTGATTTCGAGGACGAGGCGCTACCAAGGCAAGCAAGGCTATCTGCTCGCTGGTATTCTAAATTCCTAGAGAACAAGGGGATCCATGTAGaggacgagcttgatgatgcgggATCACACGTTGAGCAATAA